One Micromonospora sp. WMMD1120 genomic region harbors:
- the nuoI gene encoding NADH-quinone oxidoreductase subunit NuoI, which translates to MGAITGTFKGFGVTFSHMFRKVVTTDYPFKPPVSAPRYHGRHILNRHPDGLEKCIGCELCAWACPADAIYVEGGDNTDEQRFSPGERYASIYQINYARCIFCGLCIEACPTRSLTMSNEYELARDNRQDLIFTKEQLLAPLLEGMDQPPHPMLLGNSEKDYYVGALDNPGTSAGAEKSPMGPGRYQVEEHPGVTFPGAEQAAQRVAAGKGEEA; encoded by the coding sequence GTGGGCGCGATCACCGGAACGTTCAAGGGATTCGGTGTCACCTTCTCGCACATGTTCAGGAAGGTCGTCACGACCGACTACCCGTTCAAGCCGCCGGTGTCGGCGCCGCGCTACCACGGGCGGCACATCCTCAACCGGCACCCGGACGGCCTGGAGAAGTGCATCGGCTGTGAGCTGTGCGCCTGGGCCTGCCCGGCGGACGCGATCTACGTCGAGGGTGGCGACAACACCGACGAGCAGCGCTTCTCGCCGGGCGAGCGGTACGCCAGCATCTACCAGATCAACTACGCCCGGTGCATCTTCTGCGGGCTGTGCATCGAGGCCTGCCCGACCCGTTCGCTCACCATGAGCAACGAGTACGAGCTGGCCCGGGACAACCGGCAGGACCTGATCTTCACCAAGGAGCAGTTGCTCGCGCCGCTGCTCGAGGGCATGGATCAGCCGCCGCACCCGATGCTGCTGGGCAACAGCGAGAAGGACTACTACGTCGGCGCGCTGGACAACCCGGGCACCTCCGCCGGTGCGGAGAAGTCCCCGATGGGCCCCGGCCGCTACCAGGTCGAGGAGCACCCCGGCGTGACGTTCCCGGGCGCCGAGCAGGCCGCCCAGCGCGTCGCGGCCGGCAAGGGAGAGGAAGCATGA